Proteins co-encoded in one Neovison vison isolate M4711 chromosome 9, ASM_NN_V1, whole genome shotgun sequence genomic window:
- the ABITRAM gene encoding protein Abitram, protein MATEPAAAEATVPSLVDRYFTRWYKADVKGKPCEDHCILQHSNRICVITLAESHPVLQSGKTIKSISYQISTNCSRLHNKVSGKFKRGAQFLTELAPLCKIYCSDGEEYTVSSCVRGRLMEVNENILHKPSILQEKPSTEGYIAVVLPKFEESKSITEGLLTQKQYEEVLVKRTNAPTATS, encoded by the exons ATGGCCACCGAGCCCGCGGCCGCGGAAGCTACTGTGCCGTCGCTCGTGGATCGTTACTTCACTCGCTGGTACAAAGCCG ATGTCAAAGGCAAACCCTGTGAGGACCACTGTATACTACAGCACTCCAACCG AATATGTGTCATCACATTGGCAGAATCTCATCCAGTTCTTCAAAGTGGAAAGACAATTAAAAGCATCTCCTATCAAATCAGTACCAACTGTAGCCGACTTCACAACAAGGTCTCTGGGAAATTTAAACGG GGGGCACAGTTTCTAACAGAGCTTGCACCTCTGTGTAAGATTTACTGCTCCGATGGAGAAGAATACACCGTATCTAG ctgtgtTAGAGGACGGTTGATGGAAGTGAATGAAAACATTCTCCATAAGCCATCTATTCTTCAAGAGAAg CCATCCACCGAAGGCTACATTGCGGTTGTGTTGCCCAAATTTGAAGAAAGTAAAAGCATAACGGAAGGGTTACTGACACAGAAACAGTACGAAGAGGTTCTGGTGAAGCGCACGAATGCCCCGACAGCCACATCATGA